The Solibacillus sp. FSL W7-1436 genome window below encodes:
- a CDS encoding cold-shock protein, with translation MTQGTVKWFNAEKGFGFIEVEGGNDVFAHFSAIQGDGFKSLDEGQKVEFEIEDGQRGPQATNIVKL, from the coding sequence ATGACACAAGGTACAGTAAAATGGTTTAACGCAGAAAAAGGTTTTGGATTTATCGAAGTTGAAGGCGGAAACGACGTATTCGCTCACTTCTCAGCAATCCAAGGCGACGGTTTCAAATCTTTAGACGAAGGTCAAAAAGTTGAATTTGAAATCGAAGACGGTCAACGTGGCCCACAAGCTACAAACATCGTAAAACTTTAA
- a CDS encoding GNAT family N-acetyltransferase yields the protein MTVPTAELDFSNVTYLQPGEYAENIEMLQSIPEFSTGTFSVEGRERAEKFKTGRTYIIRDEQGVMVSSASTTAENSQSAMIVGVGTRPGYGKKGYATHCMLKLCQDLLDEGKSICLFYDNPAAGRIYKRIGFEDIGFWTMVRYEEGK from the coding sequence TTGACGGTTCCGACTGCTGAATTGGATTTTTCAAATGTGACGTATTTACAGCCAGGTGAGTACGCAGAAAATATTGAAATGCTCCAATCGATTCCCGAATTTTCAACGGGTACATTTAGTGTTGAAGGAAGAGAGCGCGCGGAAAAATTTAAAACAGGGCGTACTTATATTATTCGTGATGAACAAGGTGTGATGGTCTCTTCAGCATCAACAACAGCGGAAAATTCTCAGTCTGCAATGATTGTAGGCGTCGGTACGAGACCAGGTTACGGGAAAAAGGGATATGCGACACATTGCATGTTAAAACTTTGCCAAGACCTGCTCGATGAAGGAAAATCAATTTGCCTGTTCTATGATAATCCGGCTGCCGGACGCATTTATAAACGGATTGGATTTGAGGATATCGGTTTTTGGACTATGGTTCGTTATGAAGAGGGGAAATAA
- a CDS encoding acyl-CoA thioesterase codes for MRTLLAEQPIQINAYDIDAMGIVSNIVYVRWFEDLRMAFLNEHYSLAEMMAVQISPILMKTEIEYKAPLTIFDKPVGRCWMVKIGQSSWEMELEITTEKHIHCIGKQSGCFFNLEKKRIAKIPDPLKKLFEMEQ; via the coding sequence GTGAGAACATTATTAGCAGAACAACCGATTCAAATAAACGCCTATGATATCGATGCAATGGGCATTGTAAGTAATATTGTATATGTAAGATGGTTTGAGGATTTACGGATGGCTTTTTTAAATGAGCATTACTCATTGGCGGAAATGATGGCAGTGCAAATCTCCCCGATCTTGATGAAAACAGAGATTGAATATAAAGCCCCTTTAACAATTTTCGATAAACCGGTCGGACGTTGCTGGATGGTAAAAATCGGGCAATCAAGTTGGGAAATGGAGCTCGAAATTACAACGGAAAAGCATATCCATTGCATCGGAAAACAATCAGGATGCTTTTTCAATTTAGAAAAGAAAAGAATTGCGAAAATTCCTGATCCATTAAAGAAGCTTTTTGAAATGGAGCAATAA
- a CDS encoding class I SAM-dependent methyltransferase, with protein sequence MTVLNSIIENNKKSWDIVAKHFAGGDALPSYGPLAQTEDELNLIGDVAGKTVLEVGFGSGHSLLYMNNNGAKELWGVDFSSAQKDLAEKTLNGIEAILFTAPMEEEIGLPKNYFDLVYSIYAIGWSSDLPATFKLIHSYLKEGGEFIFSWEHPFYYQIKCRDHQFILTDSYQREGYIETTSFKGEDAPMQIPKYKMTTFINALLKVDFELVEIIESDIPVHSKGEEIPYSEKYYSLHKASHFPTTFIVKARKRIL encoded by the coding sequence ATGACAGTATTGAATTCAATTATCGAAAACAATAAAAAAAGCTGGGATATTGTAGCGAAGCATTTTGCTGGAGGAGATGCGTTGCCAAGCTATGGACCTTTAGCACAAACAGAAGATGAATTGAATTTAATCGGAGATGTTGCCGGGAAAACAGTGCTGGAAGTTGGATTTGGAAGCGGCCATTCTCTTTTATATATGAACAACAATGGAGCAAAGGAGCTTTGGGGTGTTGATTTTTCGAGTGCCCAAAAGGATCTGGCGGAGAAAACGTTAAACGGCATCGAGGCAATCTTATTTACGGCTCCAATGGAAGAAGAAATCGGTCTGCCGAAAAATTATTTTGACTTAGTGTATTCCATTTATGCGATTGGCTGGTCAAGTGATCTTCCGGCAACGTTTAAGTTAATTCACAGCTACTTAAAAGAAGGCGGCGAGTTCATTTTCAGCTGGGAACACCCTTTCTATTATCAAATTAAATGCCGTGACCATCAGTTTATTTTAACGGATTCCTACCAGCGTGAAGGTTATATTGAAACAACGTCATTTAAAGGGGAAGATGCGCCAATGCAAATACCGAAATATAAAATGACGACATTTATAAACGCACTTTTAAAAGTAGACTTTGAACTTGTAGAAATTATTGAAAGTGATATTCCGGTACATTCAAAAGGTGAAGAAATTCCGTATTCCGAAAAGTATTATTCTCTTCATAAAGCAAGTCACTTTCCAACGACCTTTATCGTGAAGGCTCGAAAACGTATTTTATAG
- a CDS encoding alpha/beta-type small acid-soluble spore protein — protein sequence MANNNSSNKLRVPGAQQAVDQMKYEIAQEFGVQLGPDASARANGSVGGEITKRLVQMAEQQLRGNSNNQQ from the coding sequence ATGGCAAACAACAACAGCTCAAACAAATTACGTGTACCTGGTGCACAACAAGCAGTTGACCAAATGAAGTACGAAATTGCACAAGAGTTTGGTGTTCAATTAGGACCAGACGCTTCAGCACGTGCTAACGGCTCTGTAGGTGGCGAAATTACGAAACGCCTAGTACAGATGGCGGAGCAGCAATTACGCGGAAATTCAAACAATCAACAATAA